Below is a genomic region from Paraburkholderia sp. BL23I1N1.
CGTGCACGAACAAACGCCGCAGCGACGTGCAACGCTGCCCCGCCGTGCCGACCGCCGAGAACAGGATGCCGCGCATTGCGAGTTCGTGATCCACCGTTTGCGCGACGATGCCGGCGTTGTTGCCGCCGAGTTCGAGCAGCGAGCGGCCGAAGCGTTTCGCCACTTCAATGCCGACCGTGCGGCCCATTTCCGTGCTGCCCGTCGCGCTGACAATCGACGCACGCGGGTCGGCCACCAGCTTCGCGCCGACGTCGCGGCCACCGTTGATCAGCGCGGTCAGGCCGGCCGGGGCGTCGCCGAATTCCTGCAGCGCCTCGCCGAGAATCTGGTTGACGGCAAGCGCGGTCAGCGGCGTCTTTTCGGACGGCTTCCAGATCACCGCGTTGCCGCACACCAGTGCCAGCGCCGCATTCCACGACCACACCGCTGCCGGGAAGTTGAACGCCGAGATGACGACGCACGTCCCCATGGGATGCCATGTTTCAGCCATGCGATGGCCAGGGCGCTCCGAGGCGATCGTCAGACCGTACAACTGACGCGACAGACCGACCGCGAAGTCGCAGATGTCGATCATTTCCTGCACTTCGCCCAACCCTTCCTGCAGGATCTTGCCGGTTTCGAGCGTGATGATGCTGCCGAGCGCCTGCTTCTTTTCACGCAGACGATTGCCGAGCAGACGCACCAGCTCGCCACGGCGCGGTGCCGGGACGTTGCGCCAGGCCGTGTACGCCTCTTTCGCATTGGCGAGGGCCGTATCGACTTCCGCCACCGTGTTGCTGGCCACACGGCCGATGAGTTCGCCGGTAATCGGCGAATGAACCGCGATATCGCCGGCTTGCGCCGCGTGGGCAATGCCGAGGTCGGCGAGGATGGTGGAAGCGTTCATGAGAGTCCCTTTAATTTCCGATGCGAAACAAGAGTAAGTTCGGAAACTATACACGCGGGCGTTTATGGCGGCAAGGGTATTTGCCCGGGGCGGGGCGCCGGGTGGGGCTGTAGGGGTTTGTGAGTTTGATGCACCGTAGGGATGGCATGGCGTCGGGCGGTGCTGCAGGCCGCTGCCGCCGGGGCCTCGGTGGCGTCGTGCAACTCGCCCAACCGTTTCTTATTGGAAATTAATAGTTCCAGCCTGGGCCAGGTTGCAGTTCGCCGACGACCGACGACGGACGCGATTCGGCTGCGGCTCGCTCTGAAAGCTGCCCCCTTTTCGAATTTTTTAATTTTCTGAGGTAGCGATCGGAACAACCCATTTCGCAGCGTTCATGCAAGCGCCGCCGTAGCCCGCATGGTCAGATAGCCTTCGTGGTCTTTAGCCCACAGGTCGACAGTCCTGCCATCGGCAGAAGGTCTGCCACATACCGTAAAAGGCTGGCCAGCGAAGGTGGGCCGCAGCGCCGTGAACGCGAAGCTTTCCAGTGTTGCATCCGGTTTTTCCCGGCGCACCAGATCGACGAGGAGTGTCGCGATCAGCGGTCCGTGAACGATCAGGCCAGGGTAGCCTTCGACCTCGGTCACATACGGGTAGTCGTAATGGATGCGATGTCCGTTGAAGGTCAGCGCGGAGTAGCGGAACAACATCACCACGTCCGCATCGACAGTGCGACGCCACGTTTCGCCCTCCGGCGCGAGCGCCGCTTGCGGCGGCCGGGCGCCCTCTTGCGGCGCATCGCGGTAGACGATGTCGTGCTCTTCTTCGAGCTTTAGTTCACCGCCGGCTTCGACGGTGTGTTGCACCGTCACGAACACGAGTCGGCCCGAGCGGCCGGTCTTGTCTTCGATATTGGCGATGGTCGACGTGCGTTTCGCATGCTCGCCAACTTTGAGCGGCGCGTGGAACGTCAGGCGTCCGCCGGCCCACATGCGGCGCGGCAGCGGCACCGGCGGCAGAAATCCGCCGCGCTTCGGATGTCCGTCCGGACCGACCTCGGACAGCGGCGCGATCGGCAGAAAGTACAGCCAGTGCCAGAGCGGTGGCACCGTATCGCCACTTTCTTCCCGGTCCAGGGTCGCGGCCATTGCCGTCAGCGGGAACGCGGTGATGTCGTCTTCGGTCACCGCCTCCTTGTTGAGCCAGTCGTCGAGTTTCTCTGGAGAGGCAGACATGGGTGAGGCCTCCGAATATGCGTGTTGCGCTAAATAGGGTCTTACTATGAACCTCGCGGCACGTTTCGCGAAGTTTGCATTGTCGAGTCAAGCCTTTGCTCTTGCTCAGACTTCGAGCGGTGCGGCCATAACAATACGGGAATTGAAGAGCAAGAGTCGGAGTGCATGATCTTAGTTGCGTCATTACACTCAGTCATCACTCGATGAACCGCCTTACGGAGAATGCTCATGAATACGGTCGCGAAGGACCCGCACTCGCTGTCGCCCGAGTTGGACCTGGGGTTCGAGCCCAATCCGAAACACGCGAGGGTATTGGAGCCAGGCACTGCCTCCGATTCGCTAACGCAGCGTGTCGACGCGATCGACTGGTTCGATGCCGAAGAAGAGCTGAACGGACATGGCTGCGCGATGCTGCGCAATCTGCTCACCGCGCGGGAATGCGACGCGTTGACCGCACTCTATCCGCGCGACGATCTGTATCGCAGCCGCGTGGTGATGGCGCGGCATGGTTTCGGCCGTGGTGAATACAAGTACTTTGCGTATCCGCTACCGCATCTGATTGGTGATTTGCGCACGAAACTCTATCCGCACCTCGCACCGGTCGCAAATCGCTGGAACGAGGTGATGAAAATCGATGTGCGCTATCCGGCCGCGCACGACGAATTCGTCGAACGCTGCCACGCCGCCGGTCAGCTGCGCCCCACGCCTCTGATGCTTCAATACGCCACGGACGACTACAACTGCCTGCATCAGGATCTGTATGGCGAGCACGTCTTCCCGCTTCAGGTCGCGATTCTGCTATCCGAGCCCGGCGAGGATTTCACGGGTGGGGAGTTCGTCATGATGGAGCAGCGTCCGCGGATGCAGTCGCGCACGGAAGTCGTGCCGCTCCGCAAGGGCGACGCGGTGGTGTTTG
It encodes:
- a CDS encoding MaoC family dehydratase N-terminal domain-containing protein, with the protein product MSASPEKLDDWLNKEAVTEDDITAFPLTAMAATLDREESGDTVPPLWHWLYFLPIAPLSEVGPDGHPKRGGFLPPVPLPRRMWAGGRLTFHAPLKVGEHAKRTSTIANIEDKTGRSGRLVFVTVQHTVEAGGELKLEEEHDIVYRDAPQEGARPPQAALAPEGETWRRTVDADVVMLFRYSALTFNGHRIHYDYPYVTEVEGYPGLIVHGPLIATLLVDLVRREKPDATLESFAFTALRPTFAGQPFTVCGRPSADGRTVDLWAKDHEGYLTMRATAALA
- a CDS encoding aldehyde dehydrogenase family protein → MNASTILADLGIAHAAQAGDIAVHSPITGELIGRVASNTVAEVDTALANAKEAYTAWRNVPAPRRGELVRLLGNRLREKKQALGSIITLETGKILQEGLGEVQEMIDICDFAVGLSRQLYGLTIASERPGHRMAETWHPMGTCVVISAFNFPAAVWSWNAALALVCGNAVIWKPSEKTPLTALAVNQILGEALQEFGDAPAGLTALINGGRDVGAKLVADPRASIVSATGSTEMGRTVGIEVAKRFGRSLLELGGNNAGIVAQTVDHELAMRGILFSAVGTAGQRCTSLRRLFVHESVYDKTIERLKQLYSKVPIGNPLEKGTLMGPLIDKQSYARMQEALQQATAEGGKVFGGERVEVKGYEGGYYVRPAIVEMPSQTSVVLKETFAPILYVLRYSDFADAVEANNAAVHGLSSCVFTTDLREAERFLSDSGSDCGIANVNIGPSGAEIGGAFGGEKETGGGRESGSDAWKAYMRRATNTVNYSSALPLAQGIDFNID
- a CDS encoding 2OG-Fe(II) oxygenase — encoded protein: MNTVAKDPHSLSPELDLGFEPNPKHARVLEPGTASDSLTQRVDAIDWFDAEEELNGHGCAMLRNLLTARECDALTALYPRDDLYRSRVVMARHGFGRGEYKYFAYPLPHLIGDLRTKLYPHLAPVANRWNEVMKIDVRYPAAHDEFVERCHAAGQLRPTPLMLQYATDDYNCLHQDLYGEHVFPLQVAILLSEPGEDFTGGEFVMMEQRPRMQSRTEVVPLRKGDAVVFAVHHRPVQGTRGVYRVNLRHGVSRLRSGHRHTLGVIFHDAT